In Salvelinus namaycush isolate Seneca chromosome 36, SaNama_1.0, whole genome shotgun sequence, one DNA window encodes the following:
- the si:ch211-119e14.1 gene encoding uncharacterized protein si:ch211-119e14.1, with amino-acid sequence MNNVYDKTTSTRKVLIAFFILVFLVCLLISLYMWLNRKTNGQYTVRQLVYGQDGARDRIMGGVRVLEVRLGRRLWPLGADEEAIREEEHTNEERDVERGSEGRESEGEEEGDEREDGGDDSSDDYSSMEGCDLRERAKLTGEKEEIRECEEKREENMEEKWESKEDGESDEGAVGGEKSGGGGLLIDLHQFSGSAIWSEDRSEGGRDKDDVTAL; translated from the coding sequence ATGAACAACGTATATGACAAAACCACATCCACCAGAAAAGTATTGATCGCCTTCTTCATCCTGGTCTTCCTTGTTTGCCTCCTGATCTCCCTGTACATGTGGCTGAACCGCAAGACTAATGGCCAGTACACAGTCCGCCAACTGGTCTATGGGCAGGATGGGGCCAGGGACCGGATCATGGGTGGGGTCAGAGTCCTGGAAGTGCGGCTTGGGCGCCGGCTGTGGCCTCTCGGCGCGGATGAGGAGGCCATAAGAGAGGAGGAACACACAAATGAAGAGAGGgatgtggagagagggagcgagggaagggaaagtgagggggaggaggagggcgaTGAGAGGGAAGACGGAGGGGATGACTCGTCGGACGACTACTCCAGCATGGAGGGCTGTGACCTGAGGGAGAGAGCAAAGCTCACAGGCGAGAAGGAAGAGATAAGAGagtgtgaggagaagagagaggagaatatGGAGGAAAAGTGGGAAAGCaaagaggatggagagagtgatGAGGGAGCAGTGGGAGGAGAAAAAAGTGGAGGAGGAGGTTTGCTGATAGACCTGCATCAGTTCTCTGGTAGTGCCATCTGGTCTGAAGATAGGAGTGAGGGAGGCAGAGACAAGGATGATGTGACTGCATTGTGA
- the LOC120030185 gene encoding coronin-1B-like — protein MSFRRGVVRQSKFRHVFAQAWKAEHCIDDVRVSRVTWDGPLCAVNPKFTAVVIESGGGGAFLVLPLNKSGRIDQATPTVCGHAAPVLDVQWCPHDDNVIASASEDCTVKVWQIPEGGLTGPMTEPVVTLEGHSKRVGILAWHPTAFNILLTAGCDNLVCVWDVGTGELVYQIADAHPDLIYSVSWNREGSAICTVCKDKALRVIDPRRGTVLKVKEKVHDGTRPMRAVFLSDGKILTTGFSRMSERQLALWDTRDMSEPMAVQEMDTSNGVLLPYYDPDTNMVYLCGKGDCTIRYFEVTDESPYVHFLSLYSSKEPQRGAGFLSKRGVDVNKCEIARFYKLHERKVEPISMTVPRKSDLFQGDLYPDTASVEPSLLAEDWIAGQDAPPLLVSLSGGYVGAPSKNRDTLRNKPKLSSQGSGTDSPPVPQQAAMPTATTREPESEGVGVVQQRVIQGEGASDRVKREEEVLSEVLAEVKALRSVVLAQGQRIELLERQLARIEDGDV, from the exons ATGTCGTTCCGAAGAGGTGTGGTCAGACAGAGCAAGTTCAGGCACGTCTTCGCCCAGGCTTGGAAGGCAGAGCACTGCATCGATGACGTCCGAGTGTCCCGTGTCACATGGGACGGGCCCCTCTGCGCTGTGAACCCCAAATTCACCGCAGTAGTCATCGAATCAGGTGGAGGAGGGGCCTTCCTAGTTCTGCCACTCAACAAG AGTGGCAGAATTGACCAGGCCACACCCACAGTGTGTGGACACGCAGCTCCAGTGCTGGATGTCCAGTGGTGTCCCCATGATGACAACGTCATCGCCAGTGCCTCGGAGGACTGCACTGTAAAG GTGTGGCAAATCCCTGAAGGAGGGCTGACTGGACCAATGACAGAGCCCGTGGTGACACTGGAGGGCCACAGTAAACGAGTGGGAATCCTAGCCTGGCACCCGACAGCTTTCAATATCCTCCTAACTGCAG GCTGTGACAACCTGGTGTGCGTGTGGGACGTGGGCACGGGGGAGCTGGTGTACCAGATAGCCGATGCCCACCCAGACCTGATCTACAGTGTGAGCTGGAACCGGGAGGGCAGTGCCATCTGCACCGTGTGCAAGGACAAGGCGCTGCGTGTCATCGACCCGCGACGGGGGACCGTCCTCAAG GTGAAAGAGAAGGTCCATGACGGCACCAGGCCCATGAGGGCCGTGTTCCTCTCCGACGGGAAGATCCTGACCACCGGATTCAGCCGCATGAGCGAGAGGCAGCTAGCCTTGTGGGATACG AGGGATATGTCTGAGCCAATGGCAGTGCAGGAGATGGACACCAGTAATGGCGTTCTCCTCCCCTACTATGACCCTGACACCAACATGGTCTACCTGTGTGGAAAG GGGGACTGCACCATCCGGTACTTTGAGGTGACGGACGAATCGCCCTATGTCCACTTCCTCAGCCTGTACAGCAGTAAAGAGCCCCAGCGAGGAGCAGGCTTTCTCAGCAAGAGGGGCGTGGATGTCAACAAGTGTGAGATTGCCAG GTTCTACAAACTGCACGAAAGGAAAGTAGAGCCCATTTCTATGACGGTACCACGGAAG TCAGACCTGTTCCAGGGGGACCTATACCCGGACACGGCCAGCGTGGAGCCCTCCCTTCTGGCCGAGGACTGGATTGCCGGGCAGGATGCGCCGCCCCTGCTGGTCTCTCTGAGCGGTGGCTACGTGGGCGCCCCCTCCAAGAACAGGGACACCCTCCGCAACAAGCCCAAGCTGTCGTCACAGGGCTCCGGGACAGACTCTCCCCCAGTCCCCCAGCAGGCCGCCATGCCCACCGCAACAACCAGGGAGCCGGAGAGCGAGGGGGTGGGGGTGGTGCAGCAAAGGGTCATTCAAGGAGAAGGAGCATCCGATAGGGTGAAAAGAGAG GAGGAAGTGCTGAGCGAGGTGCTAGCGGAGGTGAAGGCCCTACGTTCGGTGGTCTTGGCCCAGGGCCAAAGGATCGAGCTGCTGGAGAGGCAGCTGGCCCGCATCGAGGACGGGGACGTCTGA
- the LOC120030334 gene encoding E3 ubiquitin-protein ligase DTX1-like has translation MLLASAVVVWEWLNEHGRWRPYSPAVSHHIEAVIRNDPRGGSVVLGQVDSRLSPYIIDLHSMHQFRQDTGTLRPVRRSFYDPTSAPGQGWLWEWENDTGSWTAYDTEVGIAIQAARDRQQPWLDLAPLGFCYLIDFQSMTQINGQTQRCRRIQRRSDLAYPLVSGPLPKTHHAWGPSPGGLPGVGVSGVGMGNGSAYPSGALPASAITSLGQPCACQQCMLVLSVKAGAMATAHTLGRRPPQNKPPSPKLGGGYSAMGGSYSLTLPRPPSSMARSLSPHRTSAGGASGGVGVGGGFAHSLSLLGSATAALSLTSTRPPPPPLPPLPPPPPPPPSSIASGVILPPSSSFSMASSGPPSMPAPAPLLISTAASSCTPSPSARVLGPVSSAAAACAAPLPPRASLAGLSRPALQRIAMAQSRALIASGVPTVPVKNLNGSSPVHPALAGITGILMSAAGLPVCLTRPPKLVLHPPPVSKSDIKPVPGLGHCCRKTTKKQARKGKTPEEVVKRYLQKVRNPPEEDCTICMEALAGPSGYKGPGVGGIQRAESVGRLAQCGHQYHLQCLVAMYNNGNKDGSLQCPTCKTIYGVKTGNQPPGKMEYHVIPHSLPGHPDCKTIRIIYNIPPGIQGPEHPNPGKPFTARGFPRHCYLPDSEKGRKVLKLLLVAWDRRLIFSVGTSSTTGESDTVIWNEVHHKTEFGSNLTGHGYPDPGHLDNVLEELKAQGITEEECLPRD, from the exons ATGTTACTAGCGTCGGCCGTGGTGGTATGGGAATGGCTGAACGAGCACGGGCGCTGGCGGCCTTACAGCCCGGCCGTCTCTCACCACATCGAGGCAGTCATCCGCAACGACCCACGGGGTGGTAGTGTTGTCTTAGGCCAGGTGGACTCTCGCCTCTCGCCCTACATCATCGACTTGCATTCCATGCACCAGTTCCGACAAGATACAG GTACCCTCCGACCGGTGCGTCGCAGCTTCTACGACCCCACGTCGGCGCCGGGCCAGGGCTGGCTGTGGGAGTGGGAGAACGACACAGGCTCGTGGACAGCCTACGACACAGAGGTGGGCATCGCCATCCAGGCAGCACGCGACCGTCAGCAGCCCTGGCTGGACCTGGCGCCACTGGGCTTCTGCTACCTCATCGACTTTCAGAGCATGACCCAGATCAACGGGCAGACGCAGCGCTGCCGCCGCATCCAGCGCCGCTCCGACCTGGCTTACCCTCTGGTGTCGGGGCCCCTTCCCAAGACACACCACGCCTGGGGACCCAGCCCTGGAGGACTGCCGGGGGTGGGGGTTTCCGGAGTGGGCATGGGGAACGGTAGCGCCTACCCCAGCGGCGCCCTGCCGGCCTCTGCCATCACATCGCTGGGCCAGCCCTGCGCCTGTCAGCAATGCATGCTGGTCCTGAGCGTCAAGGCAGGCGCCATGGCGACCGCTCACACCCTGGGCAGGAGGCCGCCTCAGAACAAGCCGCCCAGCCCCAAACTAGGTGGTGGTTACTCGGCCATGGGGGGGTCTTACTCGCTGACTCTCCCCCGCCCCCCCTCCTCCATGGCCAGGTCCTTGTCCCCCCACAGGACGTCCGCGGGCGGGGCTAGCGGTGGTGTAGGGGTCGGCGGCGGCTTCGCCCACTCGCTCTCCCTCCTGGGTTCGGCCACCGCCGCACTCTCCCTCACCTCTACCCGGCCCCCTCCCCCACCTCTACCCCCCCTTCCGCCTCCTCCACCGCCTCCGCCCTCCTCCATCGCGTCCGGTGTcattcttcctccctcctcttccttctccatGGCATCCTCCGGCCCTCCGTCGATGCCCGCGCCGGCCCCTCTTCTCATCTCCACGGCAGCCTCCTCCTGCACCCCCTCACCCTCCGCCCGTGTCCTGGGGCCCGTGTCTTCAGCAGCGGCAGCCTGTGCAGCCCCCCTGCCACCTCGTGCCAGCCTTGCCGGGCTCAGCCGACCCGCCCTGCAGCGCATCGCCATGGCCCAGTCCAGAGCCCTCATCGCCTCCGG TGTCCCAACGGTTCCTGTGAAGAACCTCAATGGATCTAGCCCTGTCCACCCTGCGTTGGCAG GTATTACAGGGATCCTGATGAGCGCCGCAGgacttcctgtctgtctgacccgCCCTCCCAAGCTGGTGCTCCACCCCCCGCCCGTTAGCAAGAGTGACATAAAGCCCGTCCCCGGCCTCGGCCACTGCTGCCGCAAGACCACCAAGAAGCAGGCTCGCAAAG GCAAGACCCCTGAGGAAGTAGTGAAGAGGTACCTTCAGAAGGTCCGCAACCCCCCAGAGGAGGACTGCACTATCTGCATGGAGGCCCTGGCTGGGCCCTCGGGATACAAGGGCCCCGGAGTTGGGGGAATCCAGCGGGCAGAGTCGGTTGGTCGCCTGGCTCAGTGTGGGCACCAGTACCACCTGCAGTGCTTGGTGGCCATGTACAACAACGGCAACAAGGACGGCAGCCTACAGTGCCCTACCTGCAAGACCATCTACGGCGTGAAGACTGGGAACCAGCCACCCGGCAAGATGGAGTACCACGTCATCCCCCACTCGCTGCCCGGCCACCCTGACTGCAAGACCATCCGCATCATCTACAACATCCCCCCCGGCATCCAG GGGCCTGAGCACCCGAACCCGGGCAAGCCATTCACCGCCCGGGGATTCCCCCGACACTGCTACCTCCCTGATAGCGAGAAGGGACGCAAG GTACTGAAGCTGCTGCTGGTGGCGTGGGACCGCCGGCTCATCTTCTCGGTGGGCACGTCCAGCACCACGGGCGAGTCGGACACGGTCATCTGGAACGAAGTGCACCACAAGACTGAGTTTGGCTCCAACCTAACAGGCCATGGCTACCCCGACCCAGGCCACCTGGACAACGTTCTGGAGGAGCTTAAGGCCCAGGGGATCACAGAGGAGGAGTGCCTACCCAGAGACTGA